Proteins encoded together in one Papaver somniferum cultivar HN1 unplaced genomic scaffold, ASM357369v1 unplaced-scaffold_490, whole genome shotgun sequence window:
- the LOC113342892 gene encoding uncharacterized protein LOC113342892: MRLFWKIQNGTEEWSKFFQAKFQNKKGEWISYYKKSSIWPGIKWVIEDVNEDTRWMVGNGDNILVWKDKWIQDGTLKEQFPDNLFITLFPEMKVSDLFLEEEWVIPSEILKMIDINELPVINGGSD, from the coding sequence ATGAGGCTATTTTGGAAGATACAAAATGGGACCGAGGAATGGTCTAAGTTTTTCCAAGCTAAATTCCAGAATAAAAAGGGTGAATGGATTTCTTATTACAAGAAATCATCTATATGGCCAGGAATAAAATGGGTGATTGAAGATGTAAATGAAGATACAAGGTGGATGGTTGGGAATGGTGACAATATATTAGTATGGAAGGATAAATGGATACAAGATGGAACATTAAAAGAACAATTTCCTGACAATCTTTTTATTACTCTTTTCCCAGAAATGAAGGTGTCTGACTTATTTTTAGAAGAAGAATGGGTAATTCCTAGTGAAATCCTGAAGATGATTGACATCAATGAACTTCCAGTTATAAATGGAGGGAGTGAT